Proteins found in one Coffea eugenioides isolate CCC68of chromosome 5, Ceug_1.0, whole genome shotgun sequence genomic segment:
- the LOC113770666 gene encoding probable 2-oxoglutarate-dependent dioxygenase AOP1, giving the protein MECASNIRLPVINLTEEILRSGKDSWTEARNIVTRAFEEYGCFIAVHDKYPSEVSDSMFSELQDLFNLPLEIKVRNTSQTPLIGYARPRPNVHLYESLSIEDATNLEAVEKFANQMSPSKNNHFCELFHCYANQVAELDKMVSKFVFESYGVEKYHESHVGSVTYTVRLIRYRVPEQNEVNVGVAPHTDKNFITILQQNEADGLEVQLKNGSWIPIDFPPSSVVVMAGDVFSAWSNGRVHSPFHRVTMKGKERHSIAQFAYCKKLVETPTELVDDEHPLLYEPLDNFGYLRFLSTDDNWNTPNPLKAYCGV; this is encoded by the exons ATGGAATGCGCTTCAAATATCAGGCTTCCGGTCATAAATTTAACGGAGGAAATCCTAAGATCCGGAAAAGATTCTTGGACTGAAGCGCGAAACATTGTCACACGGGCATTTGAAGAGTATGGCTGTTTCATAGCTGTTCATGATAAGTATCCTTCAGAGGTTAGTGATTCCATGTTCTCTGAGCTGCAAGATTTGTTTAACCTCCCGTTGGAGATTAAAGTCCGAAACACTTCTCAAACTCCCCTCATTGGTTATGCTCGGCCAAGACCCAACGTGCACCTCTACGAAAGCCTGAGCATTGAAGATGCAACAAATCTTGAAGCAGTCGAGAAGTTCGCAAATCAGATGTCGCCCTCCAAAAATAACCATTTCTG CGAACTGTTTCATTGCTATGCAAATCAAGTAGCAGAATTAGATAAAATGGTGAGCAAATTTGTGTTTGAAAGCTATGGTGTGGAGAAGTACCACGAATCTCATGTGGGATCAGTGACTTATACTGTTAGACTCATAAGGTACAGGGTACCCGAACAGAATGAGGTGAATGTCGGCGTTGCTCCTCATACTGACAAGAACTTCATAACCATACTTCAACAGAATGAAGCTGATGGTTTAGAAGTTCAGTTGAAGAATGGAAGCTGGATTCCTATTGATTTTCCTCCTTCCTCCGTAGTAGTCATGGCTGGAGATGTATTCTCG GCGTGGAGCAACGGTAGAGTGCATTCCCCATTTCATAGAGTAACTatgaagggaaaagaaaggcatTCGATTGCACAGTTCGCCTATTGCAAGAAATTGGTAGAGACACCAACAGAGCTGGTTGATGATGAACACCCCTTATTATATGAGCCATTGGACAATTTTGGTTATCTCCGATTCTTGAGCACAGATGATAATTGGAATACTCCGAATCCACTGAAGGCCTATTGTGGCGTCTAA